From the genome of Carassius gibelio isolate Cgi1373 ecotype wild population from Czech Republic chromosome A16, carGib1.2-hapl.c, whole genome shotgun sequence, one region includes:
- the LOC128030610 gene encoding hepatocyte nuclear factor 6 — protein MDGNMGEMSVHSHVELAHSQDSRAMLHSRDLTAAFPRPTLGGHTMGLESDHQSPAYDHSMATLGYSRDPPTSCGSTYTTLTPLQPFDDKFHHHHHHHPCLPVSNVIGSFTLMREDRGLGGNYYTAYAKDFGLGQGLSPPLSSAGLETTMHGYGSLGSQNGHSSQMLPGGHEVHMGSNGGNICRTAPDFGREMSPPSLGGEHGVSHQLNKMDAHQHTSTYHHHIYNQSYQHHLPSQQVSKLGDLPSSSPSSSNTSLGREGMLASSQNGGGGEEINTKDVAQRIITELKRYSIPQAIFAERVLCRSQGTLSDLLRNPKPWGKLKSGRETFKRMSRWLQEPEFQRMASLRLEACKRKEQEQSKLERNQGPKRTRLVFTDLQRRTLMAIFRENHRPTKDLQITISQQLGLELSTVSNFFMNARRRNINRWTEEGRPSSTGSTGSSNASPTVTCSTA, from the exons ATGGATGGTAATATGGGTGAGATGTCTGTGCACAGCCACGTAGAGCTGGCACACAGTCAGGACAGCAGAGCCATGCTGCACTCTCGGGATCTCACGGCTGCTTTCCCTCGTCCCACTCTGGGAGGCCACACTATGGGCCTGGAGTCTGACCACCAGAGCCCTGCGTATGACCACAGCATGGCAACTCTGGGGTACAGTAGGGACCCACCAACCAGCTGTGGAAGCACCTACACCACACTGACACCCCTCCAGCCTTTTGATGACAAATttcaccaccaccatcatcatcatccctgCCTGCCCGTGAGCAACGTTATCGGTAGCTTCACACTCATGCGAGAAGATCGAGGCCTGGGAGGAAATTACTATACGGCATACGCAAAAGACTTTGGTTTGGGACAGGGTCTGTCTCCACCGTTGAGCAGTGCAGGCCTGGAGACCACCATGCATGGCTATGGTAGCCTGGGAAGTCAGAATGGACACAGTAGCCAGATGCTTCCAGGTGGCCATGAGGTCCATATGGGCAGCAATGGGGGTAACATCTGTCGAACAGCACCAGACTTTGGGAGGGAGATGTCACCGCCGTCTCTGGGGGGCGAGCATGGGGTCAGCCACCAGCTAAACAAAATGGATGCCCATCAGCACACTTCCACCTACCACCACCATATATACAACCAGAGTTATCAGCACCACCTCCCAAGCCAACAGGTCTCCAAACTCGGGGATCTCCCTTCTTCTTCCCCTTCCTCCTCCAACACCAGTTTGGGAAGGGAGGGCATGCTGGCCAGCTCACAGAACGGCGGTGGAGGAGAGGAGATCAACACCAAAGATGTGGCTCAGAGAATCATCACTGAACTGAAGAGATACAGCATCCCACAGGCCATTTTCGCAGAGCGGGTTCTGTGCAGGTCACAGGGTACTCTCTCAGACCTGCTGAGGAACCCCAAACCTTGGGGGAAACTCAAGTCTGGCCGTGAAACCTTCAAAAGGATGTCCCGCTGGCTACAGGAGCCAGAATTTCAGAGGATGGCCTCGTTACGCCTGGAAG CTTGTAAGCGTAAAGAACAGGAGCAATCCAAGCTAGAGCGCAACCAGGGGCCTAAGCGCACCCGACTAGTCTTCACAGACCTGCAGCGTCGTACTCTCATGGCCATTTTCAGAGAGAACCACAGACCGACCAAAGACCTGCAGATCACCATCTCTCAGCAGCTTGGCCTCGAGCTTTCCACCGTAAGCAACTTCTTCATGAACGCTCGCCGCAGAAACATCAACCGCTGGACTGAAGAGGGCCGCCCATCCTCCACCGGCTCAACGGGGTCCAGCAACGCATCTCCAACTGTGACCTGCTCCACGGCATGA